Proteins found in one Quercus robur chromosome 2, dhQueRobu3.1, whole genome shotgun sequence genomic segment:
- the LOC126713226 gene encoding uncharacterized protein LOC126713226, giving the protein MIPLLRFTSSTTPLLPIIPTTPFLPSLSKLSHKNHNQLMKKKMGKKLRSCRAEFANDAPFAAAIGACMLTSLLLPVTDGDDTEDSDNNDSAFGLSDARFSVMGIISFIPYFNWLSWVFAWLDTGKKRYAVYSLVYLAPYIRSNMSLSLEESWLPIASIVLGIVHIQLEASIKNGDIQGFNIFSNAVNQFSSMTSQQDHSKGHEGISEEGRKAENVNLPPAEEELRNEIPRWEVPKKPSGDQEHSNEDGYDDEERKH; this is encoded by the exons ATGATCCCACTACTGCGCTTTACTTCTTCAACCACTCCTCTCTTACCAATAATACCCACTACTCCCTTCTTACCTTCCCTATCCAAACTCTCTCACAAAAACCATAACCAg ctgatgaagaagaagatgggtaAGAAGTTGAGGTCGTGTAGAGCTGAGTTCGCAAACGACGCGCCGTTCGCCGCCGCAATCGGTGCTTGTATGCTCACTTCACTGCTTCTTCCGGTAACCGACGGTGACGATACGGAGGATAGTGATAACAACGACTCGGCGTTTGGTTTGTCCGATGCCAGGTTCTCGGTTATGGGGATCATAAGCTTTATCCCTTACTTTAATTGGCTG AGTTGGGTGTTTGCTTGGCTTGACACTGGGAAGAAGCGTTATGCGGTATATTCACTTGTGTACTTGGCACCATATATAAG GTCAAATATGTCGCTGTCGCTAGAGGAGAGCTGGCTGCCAATTGCTAGCATTGTATTAGGCATAGTTCACATTCAG CTGGAAGCAAGCATAAAAAATGGAGATATTCAgggatttaatatttttagcaaTGCTGTAAACCAGTTTTCATCAATGACTAGTCAGCAAGATCATTCAAAGGGGCACGAAGGAATTTCTGAGGAG GGAAGGAAAGCAGAGAACGTTAATCTGCCACCTGCTGAAGAAGAATTAAGAAATGAGATTCCGAGGTGGGAGGTTCCCAAAAAGCCCTCAGGTGATCAGGAACACTCGAATGAAGATGGCTATGATGATGAGGAGAGAAAACACTAA